In Sphaeramia orbicularis chromosome 5, fSphaOr1.1, whole genome shotgun sequence, the genomic stretch ACAGGCCTTCATTAGGAGCTAATCTGTCTCTGAAAAGGTTTTTCTTTCCTGCTGCTTCAGCCCCCATTCAGACGCTATGAGCTTCATCTgcatcacaacaaacacacagattAGCCTAATAGCATTAGTGAATCTCACAGGATCATTACCATCATTAGtaccatcatcattattattattgtaattagtTTAAAGTCAATAACAGAAAGACAGATgtgtttttttaagtgaaactatTCTGATTTTCTACTTTGGTAATTCAGAAGAAAAGGACTCAAtcttgtattgtgtctgtgtgacaGTAAACAGAGGGGAAACTCACACACTGATTGACATGAGctgcttttttcttgttttatcccCTGCAAATTGACTTTGTTTTGCAGAGTTACAGCATTTGTTGGATGACGTAAACCATTTCAATGTGCCAttacacgcacacgcacacacacacacacacacacacacacacacacacacacacacacacacacacacacacacacacacacacacacacagagagagcagAGATTACCTGCTGCTGTATGGAACCTCAGGGGATCTCATTCACATGGAAAAACTACTTCTTAATTCTAATTGGTGGCCAGTGTAAATCCTCCACTCCCATTTAAACCAGAAGACAGGCCTGTGTCTTCCTGTTTCTTCACATGTACCCAAGACAAAGCCACACATTCTCCAATTTACCGTAGACCACAGGCTCACAGTGCAGGACCTGAAGTCACTGTACCTGTATGGTGTTATTTTGACTTTAGGAACACTGGTAAGCACTTGAAGACAGTCAGTTATGATGATGGAGTCCACTTTGGCTCCTGTGATGATACATAGTAGGCAAACATTTTCCATTGAGTGGATCCTGGGatcagagaaagaaaaaacagaattcAAAGTCCACCGGCCCTGGACAggtaaggaaaaaaatatttcagttgCAAACTATTGTAGTTAAGTGAGAAATTATGAAGCAAAACAGTATATTCAATATGTAAGTCTTAGAACACACCAAATGTAACGTgtattttccttgtgttttttttttttttttttaatttcttctcccttttcttcattttatttcttcTCTGATATAAATTGAAATACAGAAATTTGATATTTCTTACATTCATGCTATTTGATTTGATAAAAatgtccacaaaaaacaaaatatctttACATCTAATCAACATTAGGCTAAAAATGCAGATTTTAAGATCAAACATTGTTTATGTCTACAGAAGCTGTTTGTTTTGTCTCTGTGGTATTTTTCCAGATAAACTATTATACTCAATTTATCAGTCAATTTAAGTTCAAGAAGATAATAGTAAGTATGaaaatctattttaaaaaattaataatgtttgtttttgacaaaaaagCACATCCTCTGTCAATCAACCTCATTCATATTTAAGGTGGATTTAATTTAGAATTAAATGTCAAATTAGAAAGAAAATAATTTTTGTATTTAGTTTACTAATAATTTAACTAATTTGCAATTTATAGCACAGATATAACCACAAGTCCTGATTACCGTCAGTGCTCTGGATAGCGAGCTGTTAAGCTAAGAAAAGAAACCTAAGAAAAACTTAAATCTGTGTTAAAGCTGAAATAAATGTGTAACAAAATgtgtaacaaaataaacaaaatgtgtaacaaaataatttcaatttATACTCTATGTTGTAATTCTCACTTTCTTGTCTTGCATCATGTTAAAATGTTGTGTGAATAATGTTAATATATACCATTTGACCTGTTTTAGTCATATTTGTTTAATATTTGATTTTCTCTCTTTGGAAGTGAACAGAGAGGTTGGGGCAGAGAATGAGAACAGAGTAAACCATCATTGTTtcaaacatcatcatcatcatcatcatcatcatccttgtCCTCAGCAGCTCAGCTCACCACAACCCACGTCGAACTGGTATGTTGGACGACGGCCTCGCACCGCTTTCACCAACAGCCAGGTAACCAGTCAGTCATTCAGTGGATGAACTTGGCTCTGGAGATATGTTCTCTGTTTGTTGATGCAAAGTGATCATCTTTGTATGCCTTATACAATTTCAGAGCGGCTAATAGGGAGCATCGGGAGGATTCCCGATGGGCCGGCTCACGTCGTTATCTGTCACTTCTCTAATCTTCCTCTTGCATTCTCTCTGCATTCAACTATGCATTCATTCTCAATTTAGATGAGAAAGAGAATGAGAGATTAGAGGGGTTCTTCCATCTGAGGGATAGCAGCCAATTTATCAATACAatatcatccataaacaaacagtcctCATTGTCATTACTACCTCCGCcacgaggtattgtgatcactttgctttgtgtgtttgcgtgtttgtttgtttgtttgtttgttagcaagataactcaaaaagttatggacggattttcatgaagcTTTTCTcgttaaatactgtacctctcaagaataaaTTCTTTCtacctttttttaaactgaattatgtttgatatttgttttatctccatacacaatttgttccacaattttatttcacagatggtgatacagaaactttttaacgaagtgcgtactttatgaatctttaaattaaattttccccttaaatcatcgCCTCCctttctttcacaaaacatttgttgaatattgcccggcagtaagttattctttgctttatatattatttgaatagtttttaaattccacatttgaatagttttgaactctacaaaggtaaatatgttttcatctttatcatattttttaccttttaaaaatttatctgatttaaatttgaactagaaaagcactaggagagcgcagacctccaccaaggcagatcagtacaccccccccccccccccatcaccaccaaaatttaatcatttgttccttgtgccagtatcaacatttcctgaaaatttcctgaaaatccgtccataacttcagttatcttgctaacagacaaacaaacaaacaaatggacagataaaccccgatgaaaacataacttggtggaggtaattaaacaaattgttaaagtgaagtgttttctgttaacttatcaacatatacctgaacttaCAACTAATAAAAAGGCATTGTAAGAGCTAGCTGcagtttcatttattcaaattcctcctccatggaaaAAGTGGGCTGGTTTGGGCAGGAAACTCCCAAGCTGAAAAAGGGGCCCACTACCCCCCTGGCCTCATAGATACATAAAATTTGCACCTCAGGATTATTCCTTCATATTTGAGTATAGGTGTAAAAATCCAAATCAACATGACCTGCCCTCAAAAAACTCCTGTCTCTCCTCAACAGGGTCAAATCCCAGTTGAAAGTTTTATTAATTTAAATAGATAAGTACatctagaaaaaaaatgaaactaatacttcatttttcattttcttatattttttgattTGAGgtttactttttcagttgtaaattCTATTATTTTCAGATTCTGATTTTCATTTCTGATTCATTGTTTATTCAGTgtgatatttgtgtttttctgtttgtttgttttgtgtttgttgttgcaACATAGTTCGTGCTACTCTCTTGGTCAATTTATTCTTAAGAAAGCAATTTTCCATCTCAGTGACacttttatctggttaaataaagaatgTAAAAGTATTTCCGCAGTCATTCAAATGCAGTCTTGTAATGTAAATTAAATAAGAAGGTCCAGGAAATGAATGTCAGATAATGTAATGTCCCTTCAAGTGATGAAGATGTGATTGTGTTTCCTGCAGGTGAGTGTCCTGGAGACTGTGTTTCAGATGACCTGTTATCCAGGTATTCAGCTCAGGGAGCAGCTGGCAGGAAGACTTGACTTGGAGGAAGACCGAATTCAGGTACACCCTCAACAGTACAAAAACATGCCAACCTTTAACCTTAAAAAAGACATTTAACACTGAACACTGGATAAAATTACATTTAGTTACATTTCCCAAACCTTTATTTCAACCCTTGATCAATCTCTGCCCTTAAAACAACTCTTAAACCTCTTATTTAATGATTTACAATATAGGGAGCTTTTTGTTTTCACTATCATTTTCATGTTCCTCCATGTTTGATCATTTCATAGACCTCTCCACACACTTGTACTGGTATACTGACTTTCTGGAACTCTTCTTGCCTTAAATGATCAATCGTCTATCTTAAGTTACTTATCTTTGTTATAGCTAAAGTTCTAATCTTCAGTCATCCAAAAAAATTTGGCAGAGTCTGGAAGGATCCGGTACATAATGTTTATTGGGTGGCTGCAAAAAACGCAATGATCAGGTTCCAAAAGAACAAGCTACTGTTGAGAAATTACATGCCCGTGTGTCcttttctgacccccccccccccattatattACACTCACACTCCAATGGAAGTTAGTGTCCAAATCATGACACTCTGTGCTGCTTAGAAACCTTCCCCACTCTCCCTTCTTCAGGGAGCACTTACCCTACTCCTTTTTCCACTAGAGTTTGATTTGTACTCATTTTAGGGGGGCTCTTTGGGAGCAAACGTGTGGTATGGCCGCTCTTGATGGTCACATCAACACAGTACATCTGGAGTAGGAGTAGGACACGTGCAACAGTACATCTCATAGTGGAACGCTTGTACATAGCTAATTGGTCACCTTCACCTGACCCCCGCTAATATCTGACATGGGCTTGCAGAGAACCAGTTTTGAAGGCTCTCACACCCAGTCTTGCGCAGTGTGTCGGACATTCCACTGCTCCATTTCTTTCAATACATCCCTGTGACTTTTACTCCTGCATGTGTCTGACAAAAACACCAACTCCAACAGGGTATGACCTTAGTGTGTATGTGAGGCCGCAACAGAGTTTAGCTTTAATGTTTTCAGCATAGTCTTACTCCTGATATACTCTACTTTcagtatttacagggtggggaagcaaaatttacaatgaacatttagttgttttttctcagcaggcactacgtcaattgttttgaaaccaaacatatattgatctcataatcatacctaacactattatccataccttttcagaaacttttgcccatatgagtaatcaggaaagcaaacgtcaaagagtgtgtgatttgctgaatgcactcgtcacaccaaaggagatttcaaaaatagttggagtgtccataaagactgtttataatgtaaagaagagaatg encodes the following:
- the hesx1 gene encoding homeobox expressed in ES cells 1 → MIHSRQTFSIEWILGSEKEKTEFKVHRPWTVNREVGAENENRVNHHCFKHHHHHHHHHPCPQQLSSPQPTSNWYVGRRPRTAFTNSQVSVLETVFQMTCYPGIQLREQLAGRLDLEEDRIQIWFQNRRAKLRRSLRETQLQMVQNAVSDVGVNNEVIRNLGKDMPGDLRHLQLHVDEEEVKEC